In Tubulanus polymorphus chromosome 2, tnTubPoly1.2, whole genome shotgun sequence, a single window of DNA contains:
- the LOC141900574 gene encoding uncharacterized protein LOC141900574 isoform X3: MGTSSDINSVANGIIRLGDMREYRGRKRQIRNLEEWMLLEQLDQKSKEIRDNEEAIDSGEPLTDLLGGDGRKSMKDTINITVSGRGKQDSYEDTKRSNRGANFHVLQAAEEHGRQIATIRNRNLELERQKEDIRRRLEELANRDFKDLESYRTNKVIEDLQDQEKKNSKILVDLKNQMESLSARDNRLKTYPMFPAGSLLAEISALRQAYVDGGGNDPIVLAQLAEMLYEAQNMEQLKSKRTPRRKKKREHNSLADQLIAFEMENQRLQRELLQLQAQEMQKPKETKRESQDEDKFERQMKQLQMEHLQKMQQLQQEMELVRHQLALEKYRRELDIPYTQPTQPPPPALPPRPPDAEIPQLNLLQQQGGGHNQYDNEPLYPSGYDASTGFVIFHDFILNVDAHIKAVRLIVSLYNAAQEMGDPSVLPTTFTEQQETGAGGYEGGGGGGGGSSTVAIIGAKQPVPRCPPQPDMALLIELQMAESTHAKLTTRAWSKIDVFDDQGRVNTGRWRIQLKSLPIKPELSSQEVSTMPPYGQLELYLRLVNHRDADRQSHASITTSHANSYRNPPVRFHNSRGYSPAVQPQYQQAPTPRHGRNHYEQSELVDIFKDKYDSRSQAISNSRPTRPPTTTTTTALIPKTVPPIPPSAPPRHISTPPVPIIETPQQNIETHRSNVDTAPIDDDNRLKPVEGTKDTTVGFQIIRVKNADPGEAKVRLTGYYTNTGKVAQSFTSPLTCSTTAVRSNFKYRYHNYGQQEATFHGVDVRAPIMLVVRLYLRKSRIAIDPDPGADMELGGEPPNDNKADDSEILTAWGAVPLITPQLHNKNRNGHRKFPGEWEWKDLFVNVGTKNIQLYLPPVPNPDTIPLEPHYVSKDWTRYGKADLRLHVFHNIPRPGSVTPSEVSEDEDNDSLIPPEVAWISFERKMVISEQFGPSDGFDLYIDGCRFLPDSVTITRVAGRILTRRYEMVGRDITTIVRPDSYIYNPKFEHKMEFREPNIPPSSTLLLKVYTIDRFSNKLTVVGYTALNIFVETGTEKQPSLDEGGQQVSLNEGAHQLRLYHFGPNGSDPLTEGSMRDAGVRIIPCASLLVRLIRAPIGHNGLALTGDKIPEKDWARYGLWVPRPRYSDRVYLSRKCEPTRGERMIFKAMLRRPQVSIAEAVEFLSGKKITGELKIEQFMRNQLTKLMDTTPQDQDMTFISKYDPQSGIKVAIDTAMNLPWSGFTHAVFCLNPPGAFYMGAPHASYDKPQFTSQLDLYSTNKSPTWKDGFRHFQSRSYHRYLCVIIHLQEISVSVNKENYKYGLLEQGWTAVQVFNDMYANTQIYQLPVFHGSPTQSMLKLLAREPCIEFVQRGLQNGSLKLLEGASLFVRLCDARRDEELTEKREDDVMELSTEYIPLPLYQKYTTELPGQQFIQMIPPGRETSEFTAGLAAKFKSLVYKLYEEGNLNV, translated from the exons atGGGCACATCTTCCGATATCAATTCTGTTGCTAATGGG ATTATTCGTCTGGGAGACATGCGAGAATATCGCGGCCGCAAACGACAAATTCGTAACCTCGAGGAATGGATGTTGCTCGAACAACTCGATCAGAAATCGAAAGAAATCCGCGATAACGAAGAGGCCATCGATTCCGGCGAACCGTTGACTGATTTGCTCGGCGGCGACGGTCGTAAGAGTATGAAAGATACGATTAATATTACAGTATCCGGTAGGGGCAAG CAGGATAGCTACGAAGACACAAAACGGTCAAATAGAGGTGCAAATTTCCACGTATTGCAAGCCGCAGAAGAACATGGCCGACAGATCGCGActatcagaaacagaaacctGGAACTGGAGAGGCAGAAAGAAG ATATTCGCAGACGTTTGGAAGAACTAGCCAATCGTGATTTCAAAGATCTAGAAAGTTATCGCACGAACAAAGTCATAGAAGATCTGCAGGATCAGGAGAAAAAGAACTCGAAGATTCTCGTCGATCTGAAAAACCAGATGGAATCGTTATCAGCGAG aGATAACAGGCTGAAAACTTATCCGATGTTTCCGGCGGGATCATTATTAGCTGAAATAAG TGCTCTGAGGCAGGCGTATGTAGATGGTGGCGGCAATGACCCGATCGTGCTGGCTCAGTTGGCCGAAATGTTGTACGAGGCTCAGAATATGGAACAGTTGAAATCAAAGCGAACTCCAAGACGAAAAAAGA AAAGAGAACACAATAGTTTAGCCGATCAGCTCATCGCATTTGAAATGGAAAACCAACGTTTGCAAAGAGAATTACTGCAGCTACAAGCGCAGGAGATGCAGAAACCGAAAGAAACGAAACGCGAATCGCAAGACGAAGACAAATTCGAACGACAAATGAAACAACTGCAGATGGAACATTTACAGAAGATGCAACAGTTACAGCAGGAAATGGAACTAGTTCGACATCAGCTGGCTTTAGAGAAATATCGGCGCGAGCTAGATATTCCATATACTCAACCAACACAACCT CCCCCGCCAGCCCTGCCGCCCCGCCCCCCAGATGCTGAAATACCGCAACTGAATCTTTTACAGCAACAAGGAGGTGGTCATAATCAGTACGATAATGAGCCACTCTACCCCTCAGGTTATGATGCCAG CACGGGATTTGTGATCTTCCATGACTTCATATTAAACGTAGATGCGCACATTAAAGCAGTACGATTAATCGTTAGTTTGTATAATGCTGCTCAAGAGATGGGCGATCCTTCAGTTTTACCGACAACGTTCACGGAGCAGCAAGAGACGGGTGCAGGAGGATATgaaggaggaggaggaggaggtggAGGCAGTTCTACCGTAGCTATCATCGGTGCCAAACAACCCGTACCTAG GTGTCCTCCACAGCCGGATATGGCCTTGCTGATTGAGTTGCAGATGGCTGAAAGCACTCACGCCAAACTCACGACGAGAGCTTGGTCGAAAATTGACGTATTTGACGACCAGGGAAGAGTTAATACCGGCCGGTGGAGAATACAGCTGAAAAGTTTACCAATTAAACCGGAGCTTTCGTCGCAAGAAGTTAGCACGATGCCACCT TACGGTCAGTTGGAGCTTTATTTGCGTTTGGTGAATCATCGCGATGCAGATCGACAATCTCATGCATCTATTACTACTTCGCATGCTAACAGTTATAGGAATCCTCCTGTT CGTTTCCACAATAGCCGAGGCTATTCACCTGCAGTCCAACCTCAGTATCAACAAGCTCCGACACCTAGACAT GGAAGAAATCATTATGAGCAGAGCGAACTAGTTGATATCTTTAAAGACAAATATGATAGTAGAAGCCAG GCCATTAGTAATTCTCGGCCAACTCGTCCTCCTACTACTACTACCACCACTGCCCTGATCCCGAAAACCGTTCCACCTATACCACCATCCGCCCCACCCAGACATATTTCTACACCTCCTGTGCCAATTATTGAAACGCCTCAACAAAATATCGAGACTCATCGATCTAATGTGGATACTGCACCTATTGACGATGATAACAG ACTCAAGCCGGTGGAAGGCACAAAGGATACCACAGTAGGATTTCAAATTATTAGAGTAAAGAATGCAGACCCAGGAGAAGCAAAAGTTCGACTCACCGGTTACTACACTAACACCGGAAAG GTTGCTCAATCTTTTACTAGTCCATTAACATGTAGCACGACGGCTGTGCGTTCGAACTTCAAATATCGTTACCACAATTACGGCCAACAAGAAGCAACGTTTCACGGTGTTGATGTACGCGCTCCAATCATGCTTGTAGTTAGATTGTATTTACGTAAATCACGAATAGCCATCGACCCCGATCCGGGAGCAGACATGGAATTAGGCGGAGAGCCGCCTAATGATAATAAAGCTGATGATTCTGAAATATTGACTGCTTGGGGAGCAGTTCCACTCATAACTCCACAATTGCACAACAAAAACC gCAATGGACACCGAAAGTTTCCTGGTGAATGGGAATGGAAGGATTTATTTGTGAACGTCGGTACGAAAAACATTCAACTGTACTTGCCTCCTGTTCCAAATCCGGATACGATCCCACTCGAGCCGCATTATGTGTCGAAAGACTGGACAAGATATGGAAAAGCAGATCTTCGATTGCATGTATTCCATAATATACCGCGACCGGGTTCGGTGACACCCAGTGAAGTGTCCGAAGATGAGGACAATGACTCATTGATACCACCAGAG GTGGCTTggatatcatttgaaagaaagATGGTAATCAGTGAACAGTTTGGTCCATCAGACggatttgatttatatattgacgGTTGTCGATTCCTACCTGACTCTGTCACTATTACGCGG GTAGCTGGGCGAATTCTGACGCGAAGATATGAGATGGTTGGAAGAGATATAACGACTATAGTCCGTCCAGATAGTTATATATACAACCCAAAATTTGAACATAAAATGGAATTCCGTGAACCAAATATTCCTCCATCTTCAACTCTATTACTTAAA GTTTACACGATAGatagattttcaaataaactcaCGGTTGTTGGATACACAGCGCTGAACATATTCGTTGAAACTGGTACAGAAAAACAACCATCTCTCGATGAAGGTGGACAACAG GTTTCACTAAATGAAGGAGCTCACCAGTTACGATTGTATCATTTTGGTCCGAATGGTTCAGATCCATTAACTGAGGGATCGATGAGAGATGCCGGAGTTCGAATTATCCCGTGTGCTTCATTACTCGTTAGACTTATACGAGCTCCAATTGGTCACAATGGTCTGGCTTTGACT GGTGATAAAATTCCTGAGAAAGATTGGGCGAGGTATGGACTTTGGGTGCCACGTCCACGGTATTCCGACCGTGTATATCTGTCACGCAAATGCGAACCAACCAGAGGCGAGCGGATGATATTCAAAGCGATGTTACGGCGACCTCAAGTATCGATTGCTGAGGCGGTCGAATTTTTGTCGGGGAAGAAAATAACGGGTGAACTGAAAATCGAACAGTTCATGAGG AATCAGTTGACCAAACTGATGGATACAACACCCCAAGATCAAGACAtgacattcatttcaaaatatgaccCTCAATCGGGTATCAAAGTTGCGATTGATACGGCCATGAATTTACCATGGAGCGGTTTTACTCATGCTGTCTTCTGTTTGAATCCACCTGGAGCATTTTACATG GGAGCGCCTCACGCTTCATATGACAAACCACAATTCACCTCGCAGCTGGATCTTTACAGCACAAACAAGTCACCAACGTGGAAAGATGGATTCAGG cattttcaaagTCGATCGTATCATCGTTATTTGTGTGTGATAATACATCTACAGGAGATCAGCGTCTCTGTGAATAAAGAAAACTACAAATACGGTTTACTTGAACAG GGTTGGACAGCAGTTCAAGTGTTCAATGATATGTACGCTAATACACAAATCTATCAGTTACCAGTATTTCATGGCTCTCCTACTCAGAGCATGCTTAAACTTTTAGCTCGCGAACCGTGTATAGAGTTTGTACAACGAGGACTACAAAATGGCTCG TTAAAACTGCTGGAAGGAGCTTCGTTGTTTGTGCGATTATGTGATGCTAGACGAGATGAAGAACTTACTGAAAAAAGAGAGGATGACGTT ATGGAATTGTCAACCGAATATATCCCACTTCCcttgtatcaaaaatacaccACGGAACTACCTGGTCAACAGTTCATACAGATGATACCTCCTGGTAGAGAAACCTCTGAATTTACCGCTGGTCTTGCTGCCAAATTCAAAAGT TTGGTATACAAGTTATACGAAGAAGGAAACTTAAATGTATGA